In Devosia sp. XK-2, one DNA window encodes the following:
- a CDS encoding 2-oxoglutarate dehydrogenase E1 component, whose translation MTRQEKNDTFLLTSFLYGGNADYIEQLYSRFKTDPSSVDPTWSSFFSRLDDSQAEAKKNADGPSWGRKDWPQAESGDLISALDGDWGQAALKVEKAVSKKAAAEGKPAPSATDVLQATRDSIRAIMMIRAYRMRGHLHADLDPLKLKTDEPAPELDPANYGFTEADYSRKIFIDNVLGLEYATIPEMLAILKRTYCGTLGIEFMHISDPEAKQWIQERIEGPDKEITFTPEGKKAILSKLVEAEGFEKFLDVKYTGTKRFGLDGGEATIPALEQIIKRGGALGIKDIVLGMAHRGRLNVLTQVMQKPHRALFHEFKGGAFYPDDVEGSGDVKYHLGASSDRDFDGNKVHLSLTANPSHLEIVDPVVLGKSRAKQDQHIAPDGKLVNIATDGKPDRSMVLPLLIHGDAAFAGQGVIAECLGLSGLKGHRTGGSIHFVINNQIGFTTSPMYSRSSPYPTDVAKMIEAPVLHVNGDDPEAVVFAAKVAVEFRQKFGRPVVIDMFCYRRYGHNEGDEPSFTQPTMYAKIRGHKTTLELYAEKLVGEGLLTEADVEKLKTDWKAHLENEFESGQDYRPNKADWLDGQWKSFKPAEDEGPRRGETGVAVDKLVEIGTKLTVVPEDFNAHKTVKRFMDNRLKAIESGEGIDWATAEALAFGTLVTEGHPVRLSGQDCERGTFSQRHSVLNDQQVEARTYTPLNNLDPEQARYEVINSMLSEEAVLGFEYGYSLAEPKALTLWEAQFGDFVNGAQVVIDQFISSGERKWFRMSGLVMLLPHGYEGQGPEHSSARPERFLQLCAEDNMQVANCTTPANYFHVLRRQLKRDFRKPLILMTPKSLLRHKRAVSGLVEMGADSCFHRLLWDDAEAPGVPKTTIKLASDDKIRRVVLCTGKVYYDLLEDREKKGINDVYLLRVEQLYPFPAKAVLDELSRFPNADVVWCQEEPRNMGAWAFIQPYVEWVFDQMGRGGERVRYVGRPAAASPATGLMRTHLAQLQAFLDDAFAQ comes from the coding sequence ATGACACGACAGGAAAAGAACGACACGTTCTTGCTGACCTCGTTCCTCTATGGGGGGAACGCCGACTACATCGAACAACTCTATTCCCGCTTCAAAACCGATCCTTCCAGCGTCGATCCGACCTGGTCGAGCTTTTTCTCACGGCTCGATGATAGCCAGGCGGAGGCCAAGAAGAATGCCGATGGCCCGAGCTGGGGCCGCAAGGACTGGCCGCAGGCAGAAAGCGGCGACCTGATCAGCGCACTCGATGGTGATTGGGGCCAGGCCGCGCTCAAGGTCGAAAAGGCCGTGAGCAAAAAGGCGGCTGCCGAAGGCAAGCCGGCTCCGAGCGCTACCGATGTGCTGCAGGCGACGCGCGACTCGATCCGCGCCATCATGATGATCCGTGCCTATCGCATGCGCGGACACCTGCATGCCGATCTGGACCCTTTAAAGCTCAAGACCGACGAACCGGCGCCCGAGCTTGATCCGGCCAATTACGGCTTCACCGAAGCCGACTACAGCCGCAAGATCTTCATCGACAATGTTCTGGGGCTCGAATACGCCACCATCCCCGAGATGCTGGCCATTCTCAAGCGCACCTATTGCGGGACGCTGGGCATCGAGTTCATGCATATTTCCGATCCTGAAGCCAAGCAGTGGATTCAGGAGCGCATCGAAGGGCCGGACAAGGAAATCACCTTTACCCCCGAGGGCAAGAAGGCGATCCTTTCCAAGCTGGTCGAGGCCGAAGGCTTCGAGAAGTTCCTCGATGTCAAATATACCGGCACCAAGCGGTTTGGCCTGGATGGCGGTGAAGCCACCATTCCTGCGCTCGAGCAGATCATCAAGCGCGGCGGTGCGCTAGGCATCAAGGATATCGTTTTGGGCATGGCCCATCGCGGCCGCCTCAATGTGCTCACCCAGGTGATGCAGAAGCCGCATCGTGCCCTGTTCCACGAATTCAAGGGCGGCGCCTTCTACCCCGACGACGTCGAAGGCTCGGGCGATGTGAAGTACCATCTGGGTGCCTCGTCCGACCGCGATTTCGACGGCAACAAGGTCCACCTGTCGCTGACGGCCAACCCGTCCCACCTCGAAATCGTCGACCCGGTCGTGCTGGGCAAGTCGCGCGCCAAGCAGGACCAGCACATTGCGCCCGATGGCAAGCTCGTCAACATCGCCACCGACGGCAAGCCGGACCGTTCCATGGTGCTGCCGCTGCTGATCCATGGCGACGCCGCCTTTGCCGGCCAGGGCGTGATTGCCGAATGCCTTGGTCTCTCAGGCCTCAAGGGGCACCGGACCGGCGGGTCGATCCATTTCGTGATCAACAACCAGATCGGTTTCACCACGAGCCCGATGTATTCGCGCTCTTCGCCCTATCCCACCGACGTCGCCAAGATGATCGAGGCGCCGGTGCTGCATGTGAATGGCGATGATCCGGAAGCGGTGGTGTTCGCCGCCAAGGTGGCTGTCGAATTCCGGCAGAAATTCGGTCGTCCCGTGGTCATCGACATGTTCTGTTATCGTCGCTACGGCCACAATGAAGGCGACGAGCCCAGCTTCACCCAGCCGACCATGTATGCCAAGATCCGTGGCCACAAGACCACGCTTGAGCTTTATGCGGAAAAGCTGGTCGGCGAAGGTCTGCTGACCGAGGCCGATGTCGAAAAGCTCAAGACCGACTGGAAGGCTCATCTCGAAAACGAGTTCGAGTCCGGCCAGGACTACCGTCCCAACAAGGCCGACTGGCTCGATGGGCAGTGGAAGAGCTTTAAGCCGGCCGAGGATGAAGGCCCGCGCCGCGGTGAAACCGGTGTTGCCGTCGACAAGCTGGTCGAGATCGGCACCAAGCTGACGGTGGTGCCCGAGGACTTCAACGCCCACAAGACGGTCAAGCGCTTCATGGACAATCGCCTCAAGGCGATTGAGAGCGGCGAGGGGATCGACTGGGCAACCGCTGAGGCCTTGGCCTTCGGCACGCTGGTGACCGAAGGTCATCCCGTACGCCTTTCGGGCCAGGATTGTGAACGCGGCACGTTCAGCCAGCGCCATTCGGTGCTCAATGACCAGCAGGTCGAAGCCAGGACCTACACGCCGCTCAACAATCTCGACCCTGAACAGGCCCGCTACGAAGTCATCAATTCCATGCTGTCCGAAGAGGCGGTGCTGGGCTTTGAGTATGGCTATTCGCTGGCCGAGCCTAAGGCGCTGACCCTTTGGGAGGCCCAGTTCGGCGACTTCGTGAACGGTGCTCAGGTCGTGATCGACCAGTTCATCTCCTCGGGCGAGCGTAAATGGTTCCGCATGTCGGGCCTGGTGATGCTGCTGCCCCATGGCTATGAGGGTCAGGGTCCCGAGCACTCCTCGGCCCGCCCTGAGCGTTTCCTGCAGCTTTGTGCCGAAGACAATATGCAGGTCGCCAATTGCACGACGCCGGCCAACTATTTCCATGTACTGCGCCGTCAGCTCAAGCGCGACTTCCGCAAGCCGCTGATCCTGATGACGCCCAAGAGCCTGTTGCGCCATAAGCGTGCGGTGTCGGGCCTGGTGGAAATGGGTGCAGATAGCTGCTTCCACCGCCTGCTCTGGGACGATGCGGAAGCCCCCGGCGTGCCCAAGACCACCATCAAGCTGGCGTCGGATGACAAGATCCGTCGCGTCGTGCTGTGCACCGGCAAGGTCTATTATGACCTGCTCGAAGACCGCGAGAAGAAGGGCATCAATGATGTCTATCTGTTGCGCGTGGAGCAGCTTTATCCGTTCCCGGCCAAGGCTGTGCTGGACGAATTGAGCCGCTTCCCCAATGCTGACGTGGTCTGGTGCCAGGAAGAGCCGCGCAATATGGGTGCCTGGGCGTTCATCCAGCCCTATGTTGAATGGGTGTTTGACCAGATGGGCCGCGGCGGCGAGCGCGTGCGCTATGTCGGCCGTCCGGCGGCAGCTTCCCCGGCCACGGGCCTGATGCGGACGCATCTGGCACAGCTCCAGGCCTTCCTTGACGACGCGTTTGCGCAGTAA
- the sucD gene encoding succinate--CoA ligase subunit alpha has translation MSILVNTDTKVLVQGLTGKTGTFHTEQALAYFGTKMVGGTHPKKGGEIWSSGVDGTELPIFASVAEGKDKTGANASVIYVPPAGAAVAIEEAIDAEIELIVCITEGVPVMDMVRVKAKLEKSKSRLIGPNCPGVLTPEECKIGIMPGSIFSKGSVGIVSRSGTLTYEAVFQTTNEGLGQTTAVGIGGDPVKGTEFIDVLEMFLADEATKSIIMIGEIGGSAEEEAAQFLIDEAKKGRKKPMAGFIAGRTAPPGRTMGHAGAVISGGKGGAEEKIAAMEAAGIKVSASPARIGATLADVLRG, from the coding sequence ATGTCCATTCTCGTCAACACAGACACCAAGGTTCTTGTGCAGGGGCTGACCGGCAAGACCGGCACCTTCCACACCGAACAGGCCCTGGCCTATTTCGGGACCAAGATGGTCGGCGGCACTCACCCGAAGAAGGGTGGGGAAATCTGGTCCTCGGGTGTCGACGGCACCGAATTGCCGATCTTTGCCTCGGTTGCCGAAGGCAAGGACAAGACCGGTGCCAATGCGTCCGTCATCTATGTGCCGCCCGCTGGCGCCGCTGTGGCCATCGAGGAAGCGATCGATGCCGAGATCGAATTGATCGTGTGCATCACCGAAGGCGTGCCGGTCATGGACATGGTCCGCGTCAAGGCCAAGCTCGAAAAGTCCAAGTCGCGCCTGATCGGGCCGAACTGCCCCGGCGTTCTGACCCCGGAAGAATGCAAGATCGGCATCATGCCCGGCTCGATCTTCTCCAAGGGCTCGGTCGGTATTGTTTCGCGCTCCGGCACGCTTACCTATGAAGCTGTGTTCCAAACCACCAATGAAGGCCTTGGCCAGACGACCGCTGTCGGTATCGGCGGCGACCCGGTCAAGGGCACCGAGTTCATCGACGTGCTGGAGATGTTCCTGGCCGATGAGGCGACCAAATCCATCATCATGATCGGCGAAATCGGCGGCTCGGCCGAAGAGGAAGCCGCCCAGTTCCTGATCGATGAAGCCAAGAAGGGCCGCAAGAAGCCGATGGCCGGTTTCATTGCGGGCCGCACCGCCCCTCCGGGCCGCACCATGGGCCATGCCGGTGCGGTGATTTCCGGCGGCAAGGGTGGCGCGGAAGAAAAGATCGCGGCCATGGAAGCGGCCGGGATCAAGGTTTCGGCTTCGCCGGCGCGCATCGGCGCGACGCTGGCGGACGTTCTGCGCGGTTAA